In Phacochoerus africanus isolate WHEZ1 chromosome 1, ROS_Pafr_v1, whole genome shotgun sequence, the following are encoded in one genomic region:
- the LOC125111318 gene encoding poly(rC)-binding protein 2-like: MGTSEIGGGLNVTITIQLLINGKEVGSIIGKKGESVKMREESGACINISEENCPERIITLAGPTNAIFKGFAVITDTLEEDISSSMTNRTAASRPPVALRLVVPASECGSLIGKGGCKIKEIQESTGAQVQVAGGMLPISTEQAITIAGIPQSIIECVKQMCVIMLYSPIIFAGGQAYTIQGQYAIPQPDLTKLHQLAVQQSHFPMMHDNTGFSGLDASAQTTFQELTIPNDLIGCVIEHQGAKINDIRHMSGAQIKTANPVEGSTVTPSVGLSFIPIRYYFRILTHKDDFF; encoded by the exons ATGGGCACGAGTGAGATTGGAGGTGGATTAAATGTCACTATCACCATCCAGCTActtataaatggaaaagaagttgGCAGTATCATCGGAAAGAAAGGAGAATCAGTTAAGATGCGCGAGGAGAGTGGTGCATGTATCAACATCTCAGAAGAGAATTGTCCTGAGAGAATTATCACTTTGGCTGGACCCACTAATGCTATCTTCAAAGGCTTTGCTGTGATTACTGACACATTGGAAGAGGACATCAGCAGCTCTATGACCAACAGAACAGCTGCCAGCAGACCCCCAGTCGCCCTGAGACTGGTGGTCCCTGCTAGTGAGTGTGGCTCTCTCATTGGAAAAGGTGGTTGCAAGATCAAAGAGATTCAAGAGAGTACAGGGGCTCAGGTCCAGGTGGCAGGGGGCATGCTTCCCATCTCCACTGAGCAGGCCATCACTATTGCTGGCATCCCGCAATCCATCATTGAGTGTGTGAAACAGATGTGCGTGATCATGTTGTA TTCTCCGATCATCTTTGCAGGTGGTCAGGCCTATACCATTCAAGGACAGTATGCCATTCCACAGCCAGATTTGACCAAGCTGCACCAGTTGGCAGTGCAACAGTCTCATTTTCCCATGAtgcatgacaacaccggattcaGTGGTTTGGATGCATCTGCTCAGACTACTTTTCAAGAACTCACCATTCCAAACGATTTGATTGGCTGCGTAATCGAACATCAAGGCGCCAAAATCAATGATATCCGTCACATGTCTGGGGCGCAGATCAAAACTGCAAACCCAGTGGAAGGATCTACTGTCACTCCATCCGTAGGATTATCTTTTATTCCCATCCGATATTATTTTAGGATTTTGACacataaagatgattttttttaa